A single genomic interval of Saccharothrix saharensis harbors:
- a CDS encoding threonine ammonia-lyase: MDIDLDNIARAAETIDPVFRGTPQYVDEQLCAALDRRVLVKVETVNPLRSFKGRGADFLGAALPPGRPVVCASAGNFGQAVAYVGRTRGFPVEVFVAESAVRDKVRRMRSLGAAVTEVPGDFTGAKDAAREHAQRTGALFVEDGRDVAITEGAGSIAVELLRAGVPIDAAVVPVGDGALITGMARWLKEHSPHTRIVGVCAEGAPAVARAWAGRPVADTPIDTIADGIAVRVPVPAAIPRLRALVDDMLLVPDDAIRDAMSLARTTLGLVLEPAGAIGLAALASADVPGETIATVLTGGNV; this comes from the coding sequence GTGGACATCGACCTCGACAACATCGCCCGCGCCGCCGAGACCATCGACCCCGTCTTCCGCGGCACACCGCAGTACGTCGACGAGCAGCTGTGCGCCGCGCTGGACCGCCGCGTGCTGGTCAAGGTCGAGACGGTGAACCCGCTGCGCAGCTTCAAGGGCCGCGGCGCGGACTTCCTGGGCGCGGCCCTGCCGCCCGGCCGCCCGGTGGTGTGCGCGTCGGCGGGCAACTTCGGCCAGGCCGTGGCCTACGTGGGCCGCACGCGCGGCTTCCCGGTCGAGGTGTTCGTCGCCGAGTCGGCCGTCCGCGACAAGGTGCGCCGGATGAGGTCGCTGGGCGCGGCCGTCACCGAGGTCCCCGGCGACTTCACCGGGGCCAAGGACGCCGCGCGTGAGCACGCCCAGCGGACCGGCGCGCTCTTCGTGGAGGACGGTCGCGACGTCGCCATCACCGAGGGCGCGGGCAGCATCGCCGTCGAGCTCCTCCGCGCCGGCGTCCCGATCGACGCCGCGGTCGTCCCGGTCGGCGACGGCGCCCTGATCACCGGCATGGCCCGCTGGCTGAAGGAGCACTCGCCGCACACCCGGATCGTCGGTGTGTGCGCCGAGGGCGCGCCGGCCGTCGCCCGCGCCTGGGCGGGCCGCCCGGTGGCCGACACGCCCATCGACACCATCGCCGACGGGATCGCCGTGCGCGTCCCCGTCCCGGCCGCCATCCCCCGCCTCAGGGCCCTCGTGGACGACATGCTGCTCGTGCCCGACGACGCCATTCGAGACGCGATGTCGCTGGCCCGGACCACGCTCGGCCTCGTGCTCGAACCGGCGGGCGCGATCGGCCTCGCCGCCCTCGCGTCGGCCGACGTCCCCGGCGAGACGATCGCCACCGTGCTCACCGGCGGCAATGTGTGA
- a CDS encoding DUF3027 domain-containing protein: protein MTATPTRQPDPALADPEAVQLARAAAEEEAGEERVGDHVGTVAEDEVSATHLFEAQHAGYRGWNWAVTVAFAGPGTPLSVSEVVLLPGEDALVAPEWVPWHERVRAGDLGVGDLLPAPEDDPRLAPGYVGSDDPAVEEVALEVGLGRVRVLSREGVLDAAQRWHTGDFGPRSEMARSAPATCGTCGFYTRISGSLGAAFGVCANEMTPADGHVVHVEYGCGAHSEVEVEGGPLVPVAEVVYDDAVLDVEANPAADESGK, encoded by the coding sequence GTGACCGCCACGCCGACCCGCCAGCCCGATCCCGCGCTCGCCGACCCCGAGGCAGTCCAGCTCGCCCGAGCCGCCGCAGAGGAGGAGGCGGGCGAGGAACGCGTCGGCGACCACGTGGGCACCGTCGCCGAGGACGAGGTCTCGGCGACCCACCTGTTCGAGGCCCAGCACGCCGGCTACCGCGGCTGGAACTGGGCCGTCACGGTCGCGTTCGCCGGACCCGGCACGCCGCTGTCGGTCAGCGAGGTCGTGCTGCTGCCCGGCGAGGACGCGCTGGTCGCACCCGAGTGGGTGCCGTGGCACGAGCGGGTCCGGGCCGGGGACCTCGGCGTCGGCGACCTGCTGCCCGCCCCCGAGGACGACCCGCGCCTCGCGCCCGGCTACGTCGGCTCGGACGACCCGGCCGTGGAAGAGGTCGCGCTGGAGGTCGGTCTCGGCCGCGTGCGCGTGCTGTCGCGGGAAGGCGTGCTCGACGCCGCCCAGCGCTGGCACACCGGCGACTTCGGGCCGCGCAGCGAGATGGCCCGCAGCGCGCCCGCGACCTGCGGCACGTGCGGCTTCTACACCCGCATCTCCGGCTCGCTCGGCGCCGCCTTCGGGGTGTGCGCGAACGAGATGACGCCCGCCGACGGCCACGTGGTGCACGTCGAGTACGGCTGCGGCGCGCACTCCGAGGTCGAGGTCGAGGGCGGCCCGCTGGTGCCGGTCGCCGAGGTCGTATACGACGACGCGGTGCTCGACGTCGAGGCCAACCCGGCGGCCGACGAGAGCGGGAAGTGA
- a CDS encoding MFS transporter, with translation MTPPRPEDQSRRYPWEDDEYKPRTRPYPTPGAPPPPDPRESARFTPPDDKPTVPTLPKKLTVTRVAWFRTRQLSSQAVAAFRKAAHADGAKQSGLSSLTYAVMLNYAADAAMAVALANTLFFSAASGESRGKVALYLLITVAPFALVAPVIGPALDRIQHGRRVALAASCVIRVVLSIVMALNFDNWGLYPAALGSMVLSKSFTVLKAAITPRVLPREITLSKTNARMTVFGLAAGGVFGAVAAGFANLFGSPGALWFTAVLCLVNAYYCLRIPSWVEVTEGEVPTSLRAKPQKPKRQALGRTVVVALWGNGAIRMLTGFLMLFAAFVVRAQTEGDALMQVLLLGVIAAAAGIGSFLGNAVGARLQFGSPDQVVIGCLTAALLTVVLAAVLPGLVTAAAVGLVGATASSLAKVSLDAVIQDDVPDESRASAFGRSETILQLGWVFGGAIGVLLPTEYWIGFTVMAVLLAVGLAQTVQTRRGITLIPGLGGDRPLRPAPVVPRPGT, from the coding sequence GTGACACCCCCTCGGCCGGAAGACCAGTCGCGGCGGTACCCGTGGGAGGACGACGAGTACAAGCCGCGCACCCGGCCGTACCCGACCCCCGGCGCGCCACCACCCCCGGACCCGCGTGAGTCGGCCCGCTTCACCCCGCCGGACGACAAGCCGACCGTCCCGACGCTGCCGAAGAAGCTGACCGTCACCCGCGTGGCGTGGTTCCGCACGCGGCAGCTGAGCAGCCAGGCCGTTGCCGCGTTCCGCAAGGCCGCGCACGCCGACGGCGCGAAGCAGTCCGGCCTGTCGTCGCTGACCTACGCGGTGATGCTGAACTACGCGGCCGACGCGGCCATGGCCGTCGCCCTGGCCAACACCCTGTTCTTCTCCGCCGCCTCGGGCGAGAGCCGGGGCAAGGTCGCGCTCTACCTGCTGATCACGGTCGCGCCGTTCGCCCTGGTCGCCCCGGTGATCGGTCCCGCGCTGGACCGCATCCAGCACGGCAGGCGGGTGGCGCTGGCCGCGTCCTGCGTGATCCGCGTCGTCCTGTCCATCGTGATGGCGCTGAACTTCGACAACTGGGGCCTGTACCCGGCCGCCCTGGGCAGCATGGTGCTGTCCAAGTCGTTCACCGTACTGAAAGCCGCGATCACGCCCCGCGTGCTGCCGCGCGAGATCACGCTGTCCAAGACCAACGCCCGGATGACCGTGTTCGGGCTCGCCGCCGGCGGCGTGTTCGGCGCGGTCGCGGCCGGTTTCGCCAACCTGTTCGGCTCCCCGGGAGCCCTCTGGTTCACCGCCGTGCTGTGCCTGGTCAACGCCTACTACTGCCTGCGCATCCCCTCGTGGGTCGAGGTCACCGAGGGCGAGGTCCCCACCTCGCTGCGCGCCAAGCCGCAGAAGCCCAAGCGCCAGGCACTGGGCCGCACCGTCGTGGTCGCCCTCTGGGGCAACGGCGCGATCCGCATGCTGACCGGTTTCCTCATGCTCTTCGCCGCCTTCGTCGTCCGCGCCCAGACCGAGGGCGACGCCCTCATGCAGGTCCTCCTGCTGGGCGTCATCGCCGCCGCCGCCGGCATCGGCAGCTTCCTCGGCAACGCCGTCGGCGCGCGCCTCCAGTTCGGCTCACCGGACCAGGTCGTCATCGGCTGCCTCACCGCCGCCCTGCTGACCGTCGTCCTGGCCGCCGTCCTCCCCGGCCTGGTCACCGCCGCCGCCGTCGGCCTGGTCGGCGCGACCGCCAGCTCCCTGGCCAAGGTCTCGCTCGACGCCGTCATCCAGGACGACGTCCCCGACGAGTCCCGCGCCTCCGCCTTCGGCCGCTCGGAGACCATCCTGCAACTGGGCTGGGTCTTCGGCGGCGCCATCGGCGTCCTGCTGCCCACCGAGTACTGGATCGGCTTCACCGTCATGGCCGTCCTCCTGGCCGTCGGCCTGGCCCAGACCGTCCAGACCAGGCGTGGCATCACCCTGATCCCGGGCCTGGGCGGCGACCGCCCACTGCGGCCCGCGCCGGTCGTGCCCCGACCGGGCACGTAG
- a CDS encoding DUF2530 domain-containing protein — translation MAEQDATPLPPPPSLPPRLADPVPVVLVGTALWWLGALGVLLFGRDFGVLGWTCLSGGVLGIIGYGIFAWQRSAARRGSRTAQQGLD, via the coding sequence GTGGCCGAACAGGACGCAACACCCCTCCCGCCCCCGCCTTCCCTCCCCCCTCGCCTCGCCGATCCCGTGCCCGTGGTCCTGGTGGGGACGGCGCTGTGGTGGCTGGGAGCGCTGGGCGTGCTGCTGTTCGGGCGGGACTTCGGCGTGCTGGGGTGGACGTGCCTGTCCGGCGGCGTGCTGGGGATCATCGGCTACGGCATCTTCGCCTGGCAACGCTCAGCCGCCCGCCGCGGCAGCAGGACCGCCCAGCAGGGGCTCGACTGA
- a CDS encoding MFS transporter encodes MPAYAGGAEVDQVERDPAAPPPRRRMFGSLRVRNYRLYASGQVVSLVGLWMQRVAQDWLVLELSDGSPVALGIAAALQFAPTLFLSLWAGVLADRMDKRKLLLVLETGLGLCALTLGLLDVTGVVQLWHVYLLCLLLGAVSAVETPVRQSFVVEMVGRDQLTNAVALNAMTFNLARMVGPAVAGVMIIFVGTGWVFLINAISFLGVLSGLLMMRVAELHRGDPVPREKGQLREGLRYVRKRADLVILLFLVFFISTFGLNFYVTLAVLARNTFGGDADAYGLLSTMLAVGTLAGATLAAKRSANGKPRLRLLIIGALAFGVLEIVAGVLPTMWLTGVALIPLGIAMMTFTTTANATVQLAVSPAMRGRVMGLYMLVFLGGNPIGGPVMGWLAEHFTARAPLVVGGAVSILAAVVGGIVLARRGGLTLPTHRLGLRRRARA; translated from the coding sequence GTGCCGGCGTACGCGGGTGGTGCAGAGGTAGACCAGGTCGAACGCGACCCAGCCGCACCCCCGCCACGCCGGCGCATGTTCGGCTCGTTGCGCGTGCGCAACTACCGCCTCTACGCGTCCGGCCAGGTCGTCTCGCTGGTCGGGCTGTGGATGCAGCGCGTCGCGCAGGACTGGCTGGTGCTGGAGCTGTCCGACGGGTCACCGGTCGCCCTGGGCATCGCCGCCGCGCTGCAGTTCGCGCCCACGTTGTTCCTGTCGCTGTGGGCGGGTGTGCTCGCCGACCGCATGGACAAGCGCAAGCTGCTGCTCGTGCTGGAGACCGGGCTCGGGCTCTGCGCGCTGACGCTCGGCCTGCTCGACGTCACCGGTGTGGTGCAGCTCTGGCACGTCTACCTGCTGTGCCTGCTGCTCGGCGCGGTGTCGGCGGTGGAGACGCCCGTGCGGCAGAGCTTCGTGGTCGAGATGGTCGGGCGGGACCAGCTCACCAACGCCGTGGCGCTGAACGCGATGACGTTCAACCTGGCCCGGATGGTCGGACCCGCCGTGGCCGGCGTGATGATCATCTTCGTGGGCACCGGGTGGGTGTTCCTGATCAACGCGATCAGCTTCCTCGGCGTGCTGTCCGGGTTGCTGATGATGCGCGTCGCCGAGCTGCACCGCGGCGACCCGGTGCCGCGCGAGAAGGGACAGCTCCGGGAGGGCCTGCGGTACGTGCGCAAGCGCGCCGACCTGGTGATCCTGCTGTTCCTCGTGTTCTTCATCAGCACGTTCGGGCTGAACTTCTACGTCACGCTGGCCGTGCTGGCGCGCAACACGTTCGGCGGCGACGCCGACGCGTACGGCCTGCTGTCCACGATGCTCGCGGTCGGGACGCTGGCCGGGGCGACGTTGGCCGCGAAGCGCAGCGCGAACGGCAAGCCGCGCCTGCGGTTGCTGATCATCGGGGCGTTGGCGTTCGGCGTGCTGGAGATCGTCGCCGGAGTGCTGCCCACGATGTGGCTGACCGGGGTCGCGCTGATCCCGCTCGGCATCGCCATGATGACGTTCACGACGACCGCCAACGCGACCGTGCAGCTCGCCGTGTCGCCCGCGATGCGCGGCCGGGTCATGGGCCTCTACATGCTGGTGTTCCTGGGCGGGAACCCGATCGGCGGCCCGGTGATGGGCTGGCTGGCCGAGCACTTCACGGCACGGGCGCCGCTCGTCGTCGGCGGTGCGGTGTCGATCCTCGCGGCGGTGGTCGGTGGCATCGTGCTGGCCCGGCGTGGCGGTCTGACCTTGCCGACGCACCGCCTGGGCCTGCGCCGCCGCGCCCGCGCCTGA
- a CDS encoding MarR family winged helix-turn-helix transcriptional regulator codes for MGAEIVRYANYVAETEAEAGLASRLRLAVVRLNRRLRAQRVNSAISLTQVSALSTLHKCGPLTPGELAAKEGVQPPSMTRVIAALEEYGFATRRPHPTDGRQAIVELSEAGLSYINEEVSAREAWLDKRLAELTPEDRGVLSRAAEIIDRMAGQ; via the coding sequence ATGGGCGCAGAGATCGTGAGGTATGCTAACTACGTGGCGGAGACCGAGGCGGAAGCAGGGCTGGCGAGTCGGTTGCGGCTGGCCGTCGTGCGGCTCAACCGCAGGCTCCGCGCGCAGCGGGTGAACTCCGCGATCTCGCTCACCCAGGTGTCCGCGCTGTCCACGTTGCACAAGTGCGGACCCCTGACGCCGGGCGAGCTGGCCGCCAAGGAAGGCGTCCAGCCCCCGTCGATGACCAGGGTGATCGCCGCCCTGGAGGAGTACGGGTTCGCCACGCGCCGCCCCCACCCCACCGACGGCCGGCAGGCCATCGTGGAGCTGAGCGAGGCGGGGCTGAGCTACATCAACGAAGAGGTGTCCGCGCGCGAGGCCTGGCTGGACAAGCGGCTGGCGGAGCTGACACCGGAGGACCGGGGCGTGCTGTCGCGCGCCGCCGAGATAATCGACAGGATGGCGGGGCAGTAA
- a CDS encoding sacsin N-terminal ATP-binding-like domain-containing protein: MSADPFGTEALRESVLAAWRGSPTRFREDANAEEDLRLGGYRDRLLVELAQNASDAAGDEPGVLRLSLVDGELRAANTGAPLDAAGVAALASLRASSKAADTVGRFGVGFAAVLAVTDEPRVVSRSGSVAFSATRTREAVPSLASARGGDVPVLRLVWPSDEGDVPEGFDTEVRLPLKVDPEGVLAEFALQVPDLLLALPGLRRIEVGADAWERSEADGVVVLTGPAGTQRWLVHRAGGELPASLVAGVESRPHWSVCWAWPMDEPLAGDVLHAPTPTDEKLSLPARLIATLPVEPSRRRVLAGAAATFVLDQAALAYPELVGTLPAVERTSLVPLPGFPLSEVDDRLRTGILAALRTSPWLPLADGEWAAPSAAKVLDLASFELVELLEDVIPGLLDHELTLPPHAKALAALEVPRLGVSEVVAALAGVGGDPTWWHQVYDALSPVADVDSTAREEMGSLPVPLVDGRVVSSPRGVLVGTDSELFSVPGLRIAHPEAAHPLLLRLGATEAGPAELLDSDAVREAVHRSLDDPALDGPDLVRTVLRLVSRAGGRPWLAELALPSADGEWRRADELVLPDSALLTVLETDAPFGVLDPAVAAEWPRAVLTDVGVIDGFTVVEDDSPTEPDHDLADEGYWWDAFDVPPTRVLGIRDLDLVARDKWPQALAMMAADPVAWRAVTEPDGYTGWWLARYATIDGVPLGSWRLADADGLEGLYDVVPPVDLPPHVLAAAGVRTSLSVVDADDVTELIARLGDPARELSDALVLRVHGLLAEVADSVSVEPPDRVRALSGTAESADDVLVLDLPWLLGVLPPTQVLASSGSAAELAELLALPLASEEISGTVVGEGDEVIWSELGAVRLACDLLGVDLPDGTLVVHDDLVVTAEGADHSVSWWVDGEVLHASDTPEGLARALAWTTSRWEDRHTFAALIADPTPAVLLG, from the coding sequence GTGAGCGCGGACCCGTTCGGCACCGAAGCGCTGCGCGAGTCGGTGCTGGCCGCGTGGCGCGGCTCGCCCACCCGGTTCCGCGAGGACGCCAACGCCGAGGAGGACCTCCGGCTCGGCGGGTACCGCGACCGGCTGCTGGTGGAACTCGCCCAGAACGCGTCCGACGCGGCCGGTGACGAGCCCGGCGTGCTGCGCCTGTCCCTCGTGGACGGCGAGCTGCGCGCGGCGAACACGGGCGCGCCGCTGGACGCGGCCGGTGTGGCGGCGCTGGCGTCGTTGCGCGCGTCCTCGAAGGCCGCGGACACGGTCGGCCGGTTCGGTGTCGGCTTCGCGGCCGTGCTGGCGGTGACGGACGAGCCGCGCGTGGTGTCGCGGTCCGGCTCGGTCGCGTTCTCGGCCACCCGGACGCGCGAGGCGGTGCCGTCGCTGGCGTCCGCGCGCGGCGGTGACGTGCCGGTGCTGCGGCTCGTGTGGCCGTCCGATGAGGGTGACGTGCCCGAAGGGTTCGACACCGAGGTCCGGCTGCCCCTGAAGGTCGACCCGGAGGGGGTGCTCGCCGAGTTCGCCCTGCAGGTGCCCGACCTGCTGCTGGCGCTGCCCGGGTTGCGGCGGATCGAGGTCGGCGCGGACGCGTGGGAGCGGTCCGAGGCCGACGGCGTCGTGGTGCTCACCGGGCCCGCCGGGACGCAGCGGTGGCTGGTGCACCGGGCGGGTGGCGAACTGCCCGCGTCACTGGTCGCGGGCGTGGAATCGCGGCCGCACTGGTCGGTGTGCTGGGCGTGGCCGATGGACGAGCCCCTGGCCGGCGACGTGCTGCACGCGCCGACCCCCACCGACGAGAAGCTGTCCCTGCCCGCGCGGCTGATCGCGACCCTGCCCGTGGAGCCGTCCCGGCGGCGGGTGCTGGCGGGCGCGGCGGCGACGTTCGTGCTGGACCAGGCCGCGCTGGCGTACCCGGAGCTGGTGGGCACGCTGCCCGCCGTCGAGCGGACGTCGCTGGTGCCGCTGCCCGGGTTCCCGCTGTCCGAAGTGGATGACCGGTTGCGCACCGGCATCCTGGCGGCGCTGCGGACGTCGCCGTGGCTGCCGCTCGCGGACGGCGAGTGGGCCGCGCCGTCGGCGGCGAAGGTGCTGGACCTGGCGTCGTTCGAGCTGGTCGAGCTGCTGGAGGACGTGATCCCCGGCCTGCTCGATCACGAACTGACCCTGCCGCCGCACGCGAAGGCGCTGGCCGCGCTGGAAGTACCGCGGCTCGGCGTGTCCGAAGTGGTCGCCGCGCTGGCCGGCGTCGGCGGCGACCCCACGTGGTGGCACCAGGTGTACGACGCGCTGTCGCCGGTCGCCGACGTCGACTCCACCGCCCGCGAGGAGATGGGCAGCCTGCCCGTGCCGCTGGTGGACGGACGGGTGGTGAGCAGCCCGCGCGGCGTGCTGGTGGGGACGGACTCGGAGCTGTTCTCGGTGCCCGGCCTGCGGATCGCGCACCCCGAGGCCGCGCACCCGCTGCTGCTGCGCCTGGGCGCGACCGAAGCGGGCCCCGCCGAGCTGCTGGACTCCGACGCGGTGCGCGAAGCCGTGCACCGAAGCCTGGACGACCCCGCCCTGGACGGCCCGGACCTGGTGCGGACCGTCCTGCGGCTGGTGTCGCGGGCCGGCGGGCGGCCGTGGCTCGCCGAGCTGGCGCTGCCGTCGGCCGACGGCGAGTGGCGGCGCGCCGACGAGCTCGTGCTGCCCGACTCGGCGCTGCTGACCGTGCTGGAGACCGACGCGCCGTTCGGCGTGCTGGACCCGGCGGTCGCGGCCGAGTGGCCCCGCGCGGTGCTGACCGACGTCGGCGTGATCGACGGGTTCACCGTGGTCGAGGACGACTCGCCCACCGAACCCGACCACGACCTGGCCGACGAGGGCTACTGGTGGGACGCGTTCGACGTGCCGCCGACGCGCGTGCTCGGCATCCGCGACCTGGACCTGGTCGCGCGCGACAAGTGGCCGCAGGCGCTGGCCATGATGGCTGCCGACCCGGTGGCGTGGCGCGCGGTGACCGAACCGGACGGCTACACCGGCTGGTGGCTGGCCCGCTACGCGACGATCGACGGCGTGCCGCTCGGGTCGTGGCGGCTGGCCGACGCGGACGGGCTGGAAGGCCTGTACGACGTGGTGCCGCCGGTCGACCTGCCGCCGCACGTGCTGGCCGCCGCGGGCGTGCGCACGTCGTTGAGCGTGGTCGACGCGGACGACGTGACCGAGCTGATCGCCCGGCTCGGCGACCCGGCGCGCGAGCTGTCGGATGCCCTGGTGCTGCGCGTGCACGGCCTGCTGGCCGAGGTGGCGGACTCGGTGAGCGTGGAGCCACCGGACCGGGTGCGGGCGTTGAGCGGCACCGCCGAGTCGGCGGACGACGTGCTCGTGCTGGACCTGCCGTGGCTGCTCGGCGTGCTGCCGCCGACCCAGGTGCTGGCCTCGTCCGGCTCGGCGGCCGAACTGGCCGAACTGCTGGCCCTGCCGCTGGCGTCGGAGGAGATCTCCGGGACCGTGGTCGGCGAGGGCGACGAGGTGATCTGGTCGGAGCTGGGCGCGGTGCGGCTGGCGTGCGACCTGCTGGGCGTCGACCTGCCGGACGGCACGCTCGTCGTGCACGACGACCTGGTCGTGACCGCCGAGGGCGCCGACCACTCGGTGTCCTGGTGGGTCGACGGAGAAGTCCTGCACGCCTCCGACACACCCGAAGGCTTAGCCCGCGCGCTGGCGTGGACGACGAGTCGGTGGGAGGATCGGCACACGTTCGCCGCCCTGATCGCCGACCCGACCCCCGCGGTGCTGCTCGGCTGA
- a CDS encoding NCS2 family permease, which yields MATAETPAAQTPPGGPARSKLDGFFKISERGSSVGREVRGGLVTFVTMAYIVVLNPLILGSFAADAPGAKVDVLGNILTIPQVAAVTALVAGVMTILFGLVANYPFALATGLGINSFVAVTIVPQMSWPEAMGLVVVNGLVVLLLVVTGVRTAVFNAVPAELKAAIAVGIGLFICFIGLVDAGFVRRLPDAAGTTVPVGLGINGSIASWPTFVFVVGLVVTGILVARKVKGAILIGVLSATVLSIVIEAIVKAGPSQGTNPAGWNLGYPALPDQVFGLPDLSLLGDVSFGAWTRVPALTAALLVFTLVLTDFFDTVGTMTGLGKEANLIGKDGQLPGVSKALFVDGVGAVAGGAASSSSNTVYIESASGIAEGARTGLANIVTGLLFLAAMFLTPLYAVVPIEAAAPALVVVGALMIMQIKEIDFADFSVGLPAFLTIVIMPFTYSIANGIGAGFVSYVVLRALTGRARSVHPLMWVVAAAFVVYFAIGPIQAALAG from the coding sequence ATGGCCACCGCCGAGACACCCGCCGCGCAGACGCCCCCTGGCGGGCCGGCCCGTTCCAAGTTGGACGGGTTCTTCAAGATCTCCGAACGCGGCTCGTCGGTCGGCCGGGAGGTGCGCGGCGGGCTCGTCACGTTCGTGACCATGGCCTACATCGTCGTGCTGAACCCGCTGATCCTGGGCAGCTTCGCCGCCGACGCCCCCGGCGCGAAGGTCGACGTGCTCGGCAACATCCTCACCATCCCGCAGGTCGCGGCGGTGACGGCGTTGGTGGCCGGGGTCATGACGATCCTCTTCGGACTCGTCGCCAACTACCCGTTCGCGCTGGCCACGGGCTTGGGCATCAACTCGTTCGTCGCCGTCACGATCGTGCCGCAGATGTCCTGGCCCGAAGCGATGGGCCTGGTCGTGGTGAACGGCCTCGTCGTCCTCCTCCTCGTCGTCACGGGCGTCCGCACGGCCGTGTTCAACGCGGTGCCGGCGGAGTTGAAGGCGGCCATCGCGGTCGGCATCGGGTTGTTCATCTGCTTCATCGGCCTGGTCGACGCGGGTTTCGTGCGGCGGCTGCCGGACGCGGCGGGCACCACCGTGCCGGTCGGGTTGGGCATCAACGGGTCCATCGCGTCGTGGCCCACGTTCGTGTTCGTGGTCGGCCTCGTGGTCACCGGCATCCTGGTCGCGCGCAAGGTCAAGGGCGCGATCCTGATCGGCGTGCTGTCGGCGACCGTGCTGTCGATCGTGATCGAGGCGATCGTGAAGGCGGGCCCGTCGCAGGGCACCAACCCGGCCGGGTGGAACCTCGGTTACCCCGCGTTGCCGGACCAGGTGTTCGGCCTGCCCGACCTCTCCCTGCTGGGTGACGTGTCGTTCGGCGCGTGGACCCGGGTGCCCGCGCTGACGGCCGCGCTGCTGGTGTTCACGCTGGTGCTCACGGACTTCTTCGACACCGTCGGCACGATGACCGGCCTCGGCAAGGAAGCGAACCTGATCGGCAAGGACGGCCAGTTGCCGGGCGTGTCGAAGGCGCTGTTCGTGGACGGCGTCGGCGCGGTCGCGGGTGGGGCGGCGTCCTCGTCGTCCAACACCGTCTACATCGAGTCGGCGTCCGGCATCGCGGAAGGCGCGCGGACCGGGCTGGCCAACATCGTCACCGGGCTGCTGTTCCTCGCCGCCATGTTCCTCACCCCGCTGTACGCGGTGGTGCCGATCGAGGCGGCGGCGCCCGCGCTGGTGGTCGTCGGCGCGTTGATGATCATGCAGATCAAGGAGATCGACTTCGCGGACTTCTCGGTCGGCCTGCCCGCGTTCCTGACCATCGTGATCATGCCGTTCACGTACTCGATCGCGAACGGCATCGGCGCGGGTTTCGTCAGCTACGTGGTGCTGCGGGCGCTGACCGGGCGTGCGCGCAGCGTGCATCCGCTCATGTGGGTCGTGGCGGCCGCGTTCGTCGTCTACTTCGCGATCGGCCCCATCCAGGCCGCTCTCGCCGGCTGA
- a CDS encoding DUF2771 family protein, with protein MRRALIPVSLLVVLSGCAAAPTDPEVTFHADGTTINVRPSQYCDLQSENCDVDPDAVGVLRVRPGKPVQISVPGDLADTAWSVKFTYRNAQGEPQEPLRSKLFTERDPKYAYTLVLPNPDDQLETVEVQQYGARIEASTTGAFDFVARGTWILSVDDRD; from the coding sequence GTGCGCCGAGCCCTGATCCCCGTGTCGCTGCTGGTGGTCCTCTCCGGCTGCGCGGCGGCACCCACCGACCCCGAGGTGACGTTCCACGCGGACGGCACGACGATCAACGTCCGCCCGTCCCAGTACTGCGACCTGCAGTCGGAGAACTGCGACGTCGACCCGGACGCCGTCGGCGTGCTGCGCGTCCGCCCGGGCAAACCGGTCCAGATCTCCGTCCCGGGCGACCTGGCCGACACCGCCTGGTCGGTGAAGTTCACCTACCGCAACGCCCAAGGCGAACCGCAGGAACCGCTGCGCAGCAAGCTCTTCACCGAACGCGACCCGAAGTACGCCTACACCCTCGTGCTCCCGAACCCCGACGACCAACTGGAAACCGTCGAGGTCCAGCAGTACGGGGCCCGCATCGAAGCGAGCACCACCGGCGCGTTCGACTTCGTCGCCCGGGGAACCTGGATCCTCTCCGTCGACGACCGGGACTGA
- a CDS encoding glutaminyl-peptide cyclotransferase, giving the protein MAAVLVCSAACATPPSGPAPGPTRVEVLGTLPHDTGAFTQGLELSDGVLYEGTGLEGRSSLRRIDPETGEVEHRVDLPAPLFGEGITVVGDRIWQLTWQDGVAIERDRHTLEEVRRVTYEGEGWGLCRDGGRLVMSDGSDELAFRDPTSFAETGTVAVRRDGRPVTRLNELECVDGQVWANVWQTDEVVRIDPANGLVTATVDLGGLRPPDVPASDVLNGIAAVPGTDEFLVTGKNWPTIFRVRFTW; this is encoded by the coding sequence ATGGCGGCGGTCCTGGTCTGCTCGGCGGCGTGCGCCACCCCGCCGAGCGGTCCAGCGCCGGGGCCGACCCGGGTCGAGGTGCTGGGCACGCTGCCCCACGACACCGGCGCGTTCACGCAGGGCCTGGAGCTCTCCGACGGTGTCCTCTACGAGGGCACCGGGCTGGAGGGGCGGTCGTCGCTGCGCCGCATCGACCCCGAGACCGGCGAGGTGGAGCACCGCGTCGACCTGCCCGCACCGCTGTTCGGCGAGGGCATCACGGTGGTCGGCGACCGGATCTGGCAGCTCACCTGGCAGGACGGCGTGGCCATCGAGCGGGACCGGCACACGCTCGAAGAAGTGAGACGCGTCACCTACGAGGGTGAGGGTTGGGGTCTGTGCCGCGACGGCGGCCGGCTGGTGATGAGCGACGGCAGCGACGAGCTGGCGTTCCGCGACCCGACGTCGTTCGCCGAGACCGGCACGGTCGCCGTGCGCCGCGACGGGCGGCCGGTGACCCGCCTGAACGAGCTGGAGTGCGTCGACGGCCAGGTGTGGGCCAACGTGTGGCAGACCGACGAGGTGGTGCGCATCGACCCGGCGAACGGCCTGGTCACCGCCACCGTGGACCTCGGCGGCCTGCGCCCGCCGGACGTGCCCGCCTCGGACGTGCTCAACGGCATCGCGGCCGTGCCGGGCACCGACGAGTTCCTGGTGACCGGGAAGAACTGGCCGACGATCTTCCGGGTCCGCTTCACCTGGTAG